Part of the Aquabacterium sp. NJ1 genome, GGCTTCGTGGACGAACGCCTGGAAGAGGTGCTGTTCCGCTACCGCGCCCGCAACTTCCCGGACACCCTGAGCGAGGCCGAGCAGGCCCGTTGGCATGAGCTGCGCATGGCCCGCCTGCATGAAGGGCAGGGCGGCGGCCTGTCGCTCGCGGCCTTCTTCGAGCGCATCGATGCGCTGGGCGAGTCCTTGAGCGAGGATGACGAGCGCGGCCAGGACATCCTGGGGGCGCTGTACGACTATGCCGAGCAGATCGCACCGTAAATCAGGCGAGTCGGCCGCGGGCACGCTTGGTGGTGCTCAAGGTGGCGTAGCCCGGCCAGGCGTGCAGACACTGGTGCCGGTGATCCGCAGTGCGCCGCCGCATCTGCGTTATCTGAGCGGCTATCCACCGCACCTGCTGCAGCAAGTGCAGCAACTGATCGACGAAGGCAAGCTGGCCGACACGCTGGCGCGCCGCTACCCTGATCGGCACGAGGTCAAATCCGACGCGGCCTTGTACGAGTATGTGATGGACCTCAAGGCCCGCTACATGCGCAACGCCGACCAGATCAGCAAGGTGGCGTATGACAACAAGCTCAAGGTGATCACGCAGGCGCTGGGCACGCACACGGCGGTGTCACGCGTGCAGGGCGGCAAGCTCAAGGCCAAGCGCGAGATCCGCGTGGCCAGCCTGTTCCGCGAGGCGGCGCCGGAGTTCCTGCGCATGATCGTCGTGCACGAACTGGCGCACTTGAAAGAGAAGGCCCATGACAAGGCCTTCTACCAGCTGTGCACGCACATGGAGCCCAGCTACCACCAGTACGAATTCGACCTGCGCCTCTACCTTGTGGCGCAGGATCTGGCCCGGGTCAAGCCCGACGCGCCTGAGGCGCCTGAGACGAATCCGGCGCAGCCATGATGCGCTGCCAGTGGGCCTGCAGGCTGGGCGCCACGCGGTCCACATCGGTCACCACGGACATGTGACCCAGGCCAGGCATGGTCTCCAGCAAGGCGTGGTCGTTCACGCGGGCCAGGCGGTGGGTCATCTCACGCGCGGGCAGGCGGGTGTGTTCACCATGGACCAGCGTCAAGGGCTGCTCGACGCGGAAGTCCTCGAAGTGGCGCGGCAGGGTACCGATCAGGCTCACCTCTTGAGACATCTTCCAGCCGACAGCCCGCATCGGCGCCTTGACCTTGTCGGGCATGAAAGACCAGGCGCCCGGGCCGTTCCAGTAGTTGATGAAGGCCTCCAGCCATTCGTCCGTACCGCCTTGCTCGGCCTTGGTGAAGACGCTGTCGGGCCCGTACATGCCACGTATTTCGGCACCCAGTTCGCCTTCGAGTTCATCCTGCACCAGGCGCAGCGAGCCGAACATCACGGGCTCGTACAGCCACAGTGACTTGATGGGCAGGTCCTTGTCCAGCGTCAGCAGCAGGGCGAGCAGGCCGCCATACGAGTGGGCCACCAGATGCAGCCCATTCGTATCCGACGGGATCTGCGCGCGGATGTGCGCCAGGTCCATGTCCATGGAAAACGGTGTGCCGGCGGGCATCAGGTCATCGGGTGCATAACCCCGGTTCACCACCGCCAGGCTGCGCATGCCTTCGGGCACGGTGCCCATCAGGCGCTTCCACATGAAGGGGCCCATGCCTGTGGAGTGGATGAACAGGGCGGTGTCTGGCGTGGTCTGGCTCATGGATCGTCTCCAAAAATTTACTTGCATAAAGCAAGTAGTTGGGTCAGTATAGAAACGAAATGCCTTGCCTGCAAGCGCCAGCCTTTTCTCTGCCTTCTTTGCACCTTTCCTGTCTTCGAAAGCCCCCATGCGCCGCACCTCGTTTGCCAAGATGAGCTGTTCCATTGCCCGCACGCTTGAGCTGGTGGGCGACTGGTGGACGTTTCTGATCGTGCGCGAGGCGTTTTTCGGCAGCCGCAAGTTCGGCGAATTCGAGAAGGCCCTGGGCATCGCGCCCAATGTGCTCACGCAGCGCCTGGGCAAGTTGGTGGAGGGCGGCATCCTGGTGGTCGAGGCCACCAGCGCCAGCGGCAAGGCCTTGTCCTACCGGCTCAGTGCCAAGGGTCGGGATCTGTTTCCGGTGCTGGTGGCCATGCTGCAATGGGGTGACAAGCACGCCAGCGCACCCAAGGGGCCACCGGTGCGCATCGTGGCGCGCCGCACGGGCGAGGAGATCGCGCCCATGGTGCTGCGCTCGGCCAACGGTGAGGTGCTGGATGTGTCCGAGGTGATGCCTGTGGCGGGGCCTGGGGCCGGGCAGGCGGTGCGCCAACGCATGGCAGAGATCGCCGAGATGGCCGAAGTGCGCCGAGCTGGCAAGGGCTGATTGATCGGGCCTATCTCGGAGAAGGTGCCTGGCCAGGCCTACGCCTCATGCGCGCGTCAATGCCATGAGGTCTTGACCAGATCCTGATGCCCGATGGGGCGTCGGCCCAGGACTTCGGTGAAGGCCTGAACGGGCGCGACATTGTCCTGCTCCAGCAGGGACAGCGTTTCCGTGCAAAAGGGCAGGGCCGGGATCTGGTCGCCAATGCGGGCGCTCAGCGTGGTCATGAAGCCGGGAAGGGGCATGACCAAAGCCTTGCCTTTGCCCAGCTGCTGGCGCAGGCTGCCAATGAAGTCGGCCATGCTCAAAGGCGTGGCACCCACACAGGGCAGGATACCCTTCAGCGAACGCGACTCCTGCAGAAGCCGGGCGATGGCCAATGCCAGATCCCCCACTGCAACGGGCTGGATGCGTGCACGGATCATGGCTTGGGGCAGCATCAGCACCGGCAACTGAGCCAGATTCACGAACAGCTTGCTGCTGTCACCATTGGCACCGAACACCACACTCGGCCGCAGCACCACGCCATCCAGCAGGCCCTGTTCGGTGAGGCCCAGCAGGTGCCGTTCAGCGGCCAGCTTGGTCTGCGCATAGGCGGTGTTGCTGCCCTCGATGCCCAGCGCAGAGACGTGGACCACGCGCCGCACGCCCGCCTGCGCACACGCCGTGTACAAGGCCTTGGGCACCTCGGTGTGCACCACCTGGATGGGCCGCTGGCGGGTATCGCGCAAAACGCCCACGGCGTTGACCACCGCGTCCACGCCTTTGAGTCGGGCCAGCCAGATCGCCGGGTCGGTATCGCGGCTGAAATCGACGGCGATGGCCTGGGCATCTGCAGAGCCGGCGGGCGAGCGCGTGGCCATGACCCGGTGCCCGGCGGTGACCAGCGCCTTGGCGATGTTGCGGCCGATGAAACCGGACGATCCGCAAAGCAGGACGTTCATGATCGAGGCTCCTTGTTGACGTTGAGCAGGTCGCGGACGCGTCGAAACTCGGCGTCACCGAGGAGCGTGCCACAAGCTATCGGCATGCACAGGCGGCGCCACCGGGACTTAGCCTCTCCTGGCATATTGCACAGGGATTGCCTCCGTCTGGCGGGGTTGGGCGCCCGTGCTCAAGCGCCTGCCGTTCACATTGAACGTGAACGCTGAAGCCTGGTCAATCAGTTGTGGATGTCCGGGAACAGCGATGGGTCAGGCCCTTTGGGGGAGCCCATGATCAGCCCCGGCTCGGACGCCGCAGATGCCGCAGATGCCGCACCGGGTGGCATCGGGATCAATGAGCGGTTGATGACCTGGTCATCCAGCCCCAGGGAGGTGATGAAGCCCCCGTCGGCCCATTCGGCGTAGCGCCAGTCCGTGTCGCTGCGCACCAGGCCTTCTGCTGGCGGGCTGATTTCCTTCACCGGTTCGTGAGCCAGGGCCGTGGCCATGAAATTGATCCAGATCGGCAGGGCCAGCGAGGCACCCGAGCTGTGGCTGCCCAGGGACTGTGGCTTGTCATAGCCCACCCACACCACCGCCACCAGATTGGGCTGGAAGCCGGCAAACCAGGCGTCCACCACGTCGTTGGTGGTGCCGGTCTTGCCATAGATGTCCGGGCGTTTGAGCTGGGCCTGGGCGCGTGCAGCTGTGCCGCTGCGTGCGACCTCCTGCAGCAGCGAGGCCGTCATGAAGGCGTTGCGGGCCGGGACCGCGCGCTGGCTCTCGTCCACCGTGGCCGCGGGTGCTTCGAACACCGTCTTGCCGTCGACATCGGTGATGCGCCTGATCACCACAGGCGTCACCTTCAGGCCGCCATTGGCGATGACCGCGTAGGCGCTGGCCAGTTGAATTGGGGTGGTTGAGCCAGCGCCCAAAGCCAGCGTCAGGTTGTTGGGCTGCTTGTCGACATCAAAGCCGTAGTGGCCGGTCCAATCGCGTGCAGCATCTGGGCCCAACAACTGCACCAGTCGGATGCTGACCAGATTCTTGGAATGGGCAAGGGCTTCACGCAAGGTGATCGGGCCATCGGCGCTGCCGTCGGCGTTCTGCGGATTCCAGTCACCCAGGCCGGTCAGGGGCGCGTCGTTGATGATGGTCTCCGGCATGACGCCGTTTTCCATGGCGGCGGCGTACAGGAAGGGTTTGTAGCTGGAGCCGGGCTGGCGCCAGCCCTGGGTCACGTGGTTGAACTGGTTGGCGCGGAAGTCGAAGCCGCCCACCAGCGCGTGGACTTCACCGTCATGCGGGTTGATGGCGACCAGCGCGCTTTCGGCTTCGGGCCATTGCGTGATCGTCCAGTCCTTGCCTTGTTGCAGCACGCGCACCACGGCGCCACGCTGGATGCGCAGCTTGGCGCTGGCCTTGGCTGACAGGCCGGGTTGCGCCTGCCGCAAGCCCTTGCCGGTGATGGTGATCACCTCGCCGGACGCCAGCACCACCACTACGCGCTTGGGCGAGGCCTCGGTCACGATGGCGATCTTGAGGACCTCGTCGTCGTTGTAATCGGCCAGGGCCTGCGAGACGGCCGGGTCGGTGTCTTCCAGGCTGTTGTCGAGTTCCTCGTGGTCCTCGGGGCCGCGCCAGGCCTGCTGCAGTTCGCGGTCGATCAGCGTCTTGCGCACGGCCTTGTAGGCGGCTTGCTGTTCGTTGGCACGCAAGGTGGTCACCACCTTCATGCCCGTGCTGTAGGCTGCCTCGCCGTAGCGGGCGAACACCTGGGCGCGGGCCATTTCGGCCACGAACTCGGCGT contains:
- a CDS encoding M48 family metallopeptidase; this encodes MPSRSHRKSGESAAGTLGGAQGGVARPGVQTLVPVIRSAPPHLRYLSGYPPHLLQQVQQLIDEGKLADTLARRYPDRHEVKSDAALYEYVMDLKARYMRNADQISKVAYDNKLKVITQALGTHTAVSRVQGGKLKAKREIRVASLFREAAPEFLRMIVVHELAHLKEKAHDKAFYQLCTHMEPSYHQYEFDLRLYLVAQDLARVKPDAPEAPETNPAQP
- a CDS encoding alpha/beta fold hydrolase, giving the protein MSQTTPDTALFIHSTGMGPFMWKRLMGTVPEGMRSLAVVNRGYAPDDLMPAGTPFSMDMDLAHIRAQIPSDTNGLHLVAHSYGGLLALLLTLDKDLPIKSLWLYEPVMFGSLRLVQDELEGELGAEIRGMYGPDSVFTKAEQGGTDEWLEAFINYWNGPGAWSFMPDKVKAPMRAVGWKMSQEVSLIGTLPRHFEDFRVEQPLTLVHGEHTRLPAREMTHRLARVNDHALLETMPGLGHMSVVTDVDRVAPSLQAHWQRIMAAPDSSQAPQARRA
- a CDS encoding helix-turn-helix domain-containing protein codes for the protein MSCSIARTLELVGDWWTFLIVREAFFGSRKFGEFEKALGIAPNVLTQRLGKLVEGGILVVEATSASGKALSYRLSAKGRDLFPVLVAMLQWGDKHASAPKGPPVRIVARRTGEEIAPMVLRSANGEVLDVSEVMPVAGPGAGQAVRQRMAEIAEMAEVRRAGKG
- a CDS encoding NAD-dependent epimerase/dehydratase family protein, with product MNVLLCGSSGFIGRNIAKALVTAGHRVMATRSPAGSADAQAIAVDFSRDTDPAIWLARLKGVDAVVNAVGVLRDTRQRPIQVVHTEVPKALYTACAQAGVRRVVHVSALGIEGSNTAYAQTKLAAERHLLGLTEQGLLDGVVLRPSVVFGANGDSSKLFVNLAQLPVLMLPQAMIRARIQPVAVGDLALAIARLLQESRSLKGILPCVGATPLSMADFIGSLRQQLGKGKALVMPLPGFMTTLSARIGDQIPALPFCTETLSLLEQDNVAPVQAFTEVLGRRPIGHQDLVKTSWH
- a CDS encoding penicillin-binding protein 1A yields the protein MSEKIEDVSLWARITSGPVLKKLLWLGAVAAVIGLLTLLASIAVLYPQLPDTSGLAHYQPKQPLRVYTADGVEIGGFGNEKRLYQHFDQIPKLMRDSLLAVEDARFYEHPGIDVVGVLRAVVSNLTGGRTQGASTITQQVARTFFLTREKTLSRKLKEAMLSLKIEHELSKNQILELYMNQIYLGARAYGFAEAAQTYFGKPLSALSAAECAMLAGLPQNPSNVNPIRNPERARARQLIALMRMHAQGVLDDTQYAAAKAEKLNVRAPGEVEVHAEFVAEMARAQVFARYGEAAYSTGMKVVTTLRANEQQAAYKAVRKTLIDRELQQAWRGPEDHEELDNSLEDTDPAVSQALADYNDDEVLKIAIVTEASPKRVVVVLASGEVITITGKGLRQAQPGLSAKASAKLRIQRGAVVRVLQQGKDWTITQWPEAESALVAINPHDGEVHALVGGFDFRANQFNHVTQGWRQPGSSYKPFLYAAAMENGVMPETIINDAPLTGLGDWNPQNADGSADGPITLREALAHSKNLVSIRLVQLLGPDAARDWTGHYGFDVDKQPNNLTLALGAGSTTPIQLASAYAVIANGGLKVTPVVIRRITDVDGKTVFEAPAATVDESQRAVPARNAFMTASLLQEVARSGTAARAQAQLKRPDIYGKTGTTNDVVDAWFAGFQPNLVAVVWVGYDKPQSLGSHSSGASLALPIWINFMATALAHEPVKEISPPAEGLVRSDTDWRYAEWADGGFITSLGLDDQVINRSLIPMPPGAASAASAASEPGLIMGSPKGPDPSLFPDIHN